The following coding sequences are from one Seonamhaeicola sp. ML3 window:
- a CDS encoding asparaginase encodes MSESKPNILLIYTGGTIGMIRDFKTGALKAFDFKTLLDKIPELQLLDCNIETVSNKPIDSSNMNPEYWVEIAELIETNYDKFDGFVVLHGSDTMSYTASALSFMLDNLAKPVVFTGSQLPIGDLRTDAKENLITSIQVASLQKDGIPVIQEVCLYFEYKLYRGNRTTKMNAEHFEAFASPNYNELAVSGVHLKVNKKYLFNPHVNKPFKVHKNLNSNIALIKLFPGITKGVIQSVFDTPNLRAVILETYGAGNCTTESWFINLLEDRITNGVHIVNITQCSKGSVIMGHYETSNSLKEIGVISGKDITTEAAVTKLMHLLGCNISSEIFKTTYEKPLRGEMT; translated from the coding sequence ATGAGTGAATCAAAACCTAATATATTACTTATCTATACCGGTGGAACCATTGGTATGATAAGGGATTTTAAAACCGGTGCTTTAAAGGCATTCGATTTTAAAACGCTTTTGGACAAAATTCCCGAGTTACAATTGTTAGACTGTAATATTGAAACGGTTTCCAACAAACCAATTGATTCGAGTAATATGAACCCCGAATATTGGGTGGAAATTGCCGAATTGATTGAGACTAATTATGATAAGTTTGATGGTTTCGTGGTACTTCATGGAAGTGATACGATGAGTTATACAGCTTCTGCTTTAAGCTTCATGTTAGATAATTTAGCAAAACCTGTTGTTTTTACTGGTTCGCAATTACCAATAGGAGATTTAAGAACCGATGCCAAGGAAAATCTCATTACCTCAATTCAAGTTGCTTCTTTACAAAAAGATGGAATTCCTGTAATTCAGGAGGTTTGCTTGTATTTCGAATACAAACTCTATCGTGGTAACCGAACAACAAAGATGAATGCGGAGCATTTTGAAGCGTTTGCTTCTCCCAATTATAATGAACTTGCTGTGTCTGGGGTGCATTTAAAAGTGAATAAAAAGTATTTGTTCAATCCACACGTTAATAAACCATTTAAGGTTCATAAAAACCTTAATAGCAATATTGCCCTTATTAAATTATTTCCGGGTATAACCAAAGGTGTTATTCAGAGTGTTTTTGATACGCCAAATTTAAGAGCAGTTATCTTAGAAACTTACGGAGCGGGAAATTGTACAACAGAATCTTGGTTTATCAATTTATTAGAAGACAGGATAACAAATGGGGTCCACATTGTGAACATCACGCAGTGCTCTAAAGGTAGTGTTATTATGGGGCATTACGAAACGAGTAATAGCCTTAAGGAAATTGGAGTAATTTCGGGCAAAGATATTACTACAGAAGCTGCCGTTACTAAGTTAATGCACCTATTGGGGTGTAATATATCGAGTGAAATTTTTAAAACAACTTATGAAAAGCCTTTAAGAGGAGAAATGACCTAA
- the rpoN gene encoding RNA polymerase factor sigma-54 has protein sequence MLKQHLQFKLSQKLSPQQIQLMKLIQLPTQAFEQRLKQELEENPALEGGKENKDEFDSEFDNSEDYNDSDTINADDINVDEYLSDDEIPDYRTQANNYSSDDEEKTIPYAAGVSFTQHLVNQLNTYRLTEEERDIAEFLVGSVDESGYIRRTLSDIMDDLAFTQNVYTTESDIENVLKVVHQLDPAGVGARNLQECLSIQLHRKEKTPDTDLAINIIDKAFEQFIKKHYKKLIQKFDISEIQLKDAISEIEHLNPKPGGSYSGNNRIVEHIIPDFAIKIVDGELELTLNGRNAPELHVSREYNNMLKGYKDSKDKSKSQKDAVIFIKQKLDAAKWFIEAIKQRQQTLFVTMSAIMHYQKEYFLSGDERNLKPMILKDIADEISMDVSTVSRVANSKYVDTPYGTKLIKDFFSESMKNDQGEDVSTREIKKILETVIEEEDKKKPLTDETLAGILKEKGYPIARRTVAKYREQLDIPVARLRKKI, from the coding sequence ATGCTCAAACAACATTTACAGTTTAAACTGTCTCAAAAGTTATCTCCGCAACAGATTCAATTAATGAAATTGATCCAGTTGCCCACTCAAGCCTTTGAGCAAAGGCTAAAACAAGAATTAGAAGAAAATCCAGCATTAGAAGGCGGAAAAGAAAATAAGGATGAATTTGATTCTGAATTCGACAATAGCGAAGATTACAACGATAGTGATACCATTAACGCCGATGATATTAATGTAGATGAGTATTTAAGCGACGATGAAATTCCTGATTATAGAACACAAGCTAATAATTATAGCAGTGATGATGAAGAAAAAACCATCCCTTATGCGGCAGGAGTATCTTTCACCCAGCATCTTGTAAATCAATTAAATACTTACAGGTTAACAGAAGAAGAAAGAGATATCGCCGAATTTTTAGTTGGAAGTGTTGATGAAAGTGGCTATATAAGAAGAACCTTATCTGATATTATGGATGATTTGGCTTTTACTCAAAATGTTTATACTACAGAAAGTGATATTGAAAATGTATTAAAAGTAGTTCACCAACTAGACCCGGCCGGTGTTGGCGCAAGAAATTTACAAGAGTGCTTGAGTATTCAGTTACATAGAAAAGAAAAAACACCAGATACTGATTTGGCCATAAACATCATTGATAAAGCTTTTGAACAGTTTATAAAAAAGCATTACAAAAAATTGATTCAGAAATTCGATATCTCTGAAATTCAATTAAAAGATGCTATTTCAGAAATAGAACACCTTAACCCAAAACCTGGGGGGTCGTATTCAGGAAACAATAGAATAGTTGAACATATTATTCCCGATTTCGCTATTAAAATCGTAGACGGAGAATTGGAACTTACCCTGAATGGAAGAAATGCACCAGAACTTCACGTTTCCAGAGAATACAATAATATGCTTAAGGGCTACAAAGATTCTAAAGACAAATCTAAATCCCAGAAAGACGCCGTAATATTCATTAAACAAAAATTAGATGCCGCCAAGTGGTTTATTGAAGCTATTAAACAACGGCAGCAAACCCTTTTTGTTACTATGAGCGCTATTATGCACTATCAAAAAGAGTATTTTTTGAGTGGTGATGAGCGCAATTTGAAACCTATGATTTTAAAAGATATTGCCGATGAGATTTCCATGGATGTATCTACGGTCTCTAGAGTTGCTAATAGTAAGTATGTAGACACGCCTTATGGCACTAAACTTATTAAGGACTTCTTCTCTGAGTCTATGAAAAACGATCAAGGTGAAGATGTGTCTACTCGAGAAATTAAAAAAATACTGGAAACCGTAATAGAAGAGGAAGATAAAAAGAAACCTCTAACTGATGAAACACTTGCAGGTATTCTTAAAGAGAAAGGCTATCCTATTGCTAGACGAACAGTAGCTAAATATAGGGAGCAACTGGATATCCCTGTTGCCAGATTACGTAAAAAAATATAA
- a CDS encoding biopolymer transporter ExbD has translation MSKFKKKKSGALPAISTASLPDIVFMLLFFFMVATVMRENTLKIENNLPFADQLEKLDKKDLVMYIYAGKPSENYKQFGTETRIQLNDDFADVKDIAAFIAAERASKREELIPFLTTALKVDSEANMGTIGDIKQELRKVNALKINYTTKKGSPLGR, from the coding sequence ATGTCTAAATTTAAAAAGAAAAAAAGCGGTGCATTACCAGCTATATCTACAGCATCTTTGCCAGATATCGTTTTCATGTTATTATTCTTTTTTATGGTGGCTACGGTTATGCGTGAGAACACCTTAAAGATTGAAAATAACTTACCTTTTGCAGATCAGTTGGAAAAGCTTGATAAGAAAGATTTGGTAATGTATATTTATGCAGGTAAGCCAAGTGAAAATTACAAGCAATTTGGTACTGAAACTAGAATTCAGTTGAACGACGATTTTGCAGATGTAAAAGATATTGCGGCGTTTATTGCAGCAGAGAGAGCTTCTAAAAGAGAAGAATTGATTCCATTTCTTACTACAGCTTTAAAAGTTGATAGCGAGGCCAATATGGGAACAATCGGAGATATTAAGCAAGAGTTACGTAAGGTTAATGCGCTTAAAATTAATTACACTACCAAGAAAGGTAGTCCGTTAGGAAGATAA
- a CDS encoding MotA/TolQ/ExbB proton channel family protein: MKRLFSILAITGMMVFGTANASTIATTTTATTVAATIQEEGAAAADADSESFHQELKKRFIEGGPGFMGIVLLCLILGLAIAIERIIFLNLSTTNTKKLTQSVEDALASGGVEAAKEVCRNTKGPIASIFYQGLDRADEDIEAAEKAVVAYGGVQMGQLEKNVSWISLFIALAPMLGFMGTVIGMIQAFDKIEAAGDMQPSLVAGGIKVALLTTVFGLIVAIILQIFYNYIIAKIDSIVNDMEDASITLMDLLVKNKK; the protein is encoded by the coding sequence ATGAAAAGATTATTTTCTATCCTTGCCATAACTGGAATGATGGTATTTGGAACAGCTAACGCAAGTACAATTGCAACTACAACTACAGCGACAACAGTTGCTGCTACAATTCAGGAAGAAGGAGCTGCTGCAGCTGATGCTGACAGTGAAAGCTTTCATCAAGAATTAAAGAAAAGATTTATTGAAGGAGGTCCTGGATTTATGGGGATTGTATTGTTATGTTTAATTCTAGGTTTAGCAATTGCCATAGAGAGAATTATCTTTTTAAATCTTTCTACTACAAACACAAAGAAATTAACGCAAAGCGTTGAGGATGCTCTAGCTTCTGGAGGTGTAGAGGCAGCAAAAGAAGTTTGTAGAAATACTAAAGGGCCTATCGCTTCTATTTTCTATCAAGGACTTGATAGAGCAGACGAAGACATCGAAGCTGCTGAAAAAGCTGTTGTAGCTTACGGTGGTGTTCAAATGGGGCAATTAGAGAAAAATGTATCTTGGATTTCATTATTTATCGCATTGGCACCAATGTTAGGGTTCATGGGAACGGTAATTGGTATGATTCAAGCATTTGATAAGATTGAAGCAGCAGGAGACATGCAGCCTTCGTTAGTTGCAGGTGGTATTAAAGTAGCACTTTTAACAACGGTATTCGGTCTTATTGTAGCTATTATTCTTCAGATTTTTTACAATTATATTATTGCAAAAATCGATAGTATCGTTAACGACATGGAAGATGCTTCTATCACGTTAATGGATTTATTGGTTAAGAATAAAAAGTAA
- a CDS encoding biopolymer transporter ExbD, which translates to MAKRAAPEVNAGSMADIAFLLLIFFLVTTTIEVDSGINRKLPPMEESEEDVIIKQKNIFTVLLNGKDQLLVEDEIMELKDLRAAAVEFLDNGGDGSCNYCSGKKDPASSDNPDKAIISLKNERETSYKMYIAVQNELVAAYNDLRNKRAQALYGKSFTEMQANHKDVNWPGNKERLKEKIDQIKLEYPQKLSEVQ; encoded by the coding sequence ATGGCAAAAAGAGCAGCACCAGAAGTAAATGCGGGCTCCATGGCCGACATTGCCTTCTTATTATTGATATTTTTCCTTGTAACAACTACTATTGAGGTAGATTCTGGAATTAACAGAAAGTTACCGCCAATGGAAGAGTCTGAAGAGGATGTAATCATCAAGCAAAAAAATATCTTTACGGTTTTACTTAATGGTAAAGATCAATTGCTTGTTGAAGACGAAATAATGGAATTGAAAGATTTGAGAGCAGCTGCTGTTGAATTTTTGGACAATGGAGGAGATGGTTCATGTAACTATTGTAGCGGAAAAAAAGACCCCGCTTCATCTGACAATCCTGATAAGGCCATCATTTCTTTAAAAAATGAAAGAGAAACGTCTTATAAGATGTATATAGCAGTTCAGAATGAATTGGTAGCAGCTTATAATGACTTAAGAAACAAAAGAGCACAAGCTCTTTATGGGAAGTCTTTCACAGAAATGCAGGCAAATCATAAAGACGTTAACTGGCCAGGAAATAAAGAAAGGTTAAAAGAGAAGATAGACCAAATTAAGTTGGAATATCCTCAAAAGCTTTCAGAGGTACAATAA
- a CDS encoding porin family protein produces the protein MKQILLILWFLFLPCVVCAQDNTNVKALDSLYKEDQFYLGVTYNLFGEKPTEVSQSGFSLGFQLGFIKDMPINKGRNLALALGLGYSTNSFNQNILIDRVSTGTLSFSVLDANSFSKNKFSSHYAEVPFEFRWRTSTAADYNFWRIYAGMKLGYLIANTAKYQGVLGNRKLSDLEDFNKFQYGLTLSAGYATWNLYFYYGLSPIFTEDATLNNESLDIRTLKIGLIFYFL, from the coding sequence GTGAAACAGATACTCCTAATTTTGTGGTTTTTATTTCTGCCCTGTGTTGTCTGTGCTCAGGATAATACTAATGTTAAAGCCTTAGACTCCCTATATAAGGAAGATCAGTTTTATTTAGGTGTTACTTATAATTTATTTGGAGAAAAACCTACTGAAGTTTCTCAGAGCGGATTTTCTTTGGGATTTCAACTAGGCTTTATCAAAGACATGCCAATAAATAAAGGAAGAAATTTAGCATTGGCTTTAGGACTAGGGTATTCTACAAATTCGTTTAACCAGAATATTCTAATCGATAGAGTTTCTACTGGTACATTAAGCTTTAGTGTATTGGATGCTAATAGCTTTTCAAAAAACAAATTTTCGTCGCACTATGCCGAAGTCCCTTTTGAGTTTAGATGGCGAACTTCCACTGCTGCAGATTATAATTTTTGGCGTATATATGCGGGAATGAAATTGGGGTATTTAATTGCAAATACAGCCAAGTATCAAGGAGTTTTAGGAAATCGGAAACTGAGTGATTTAGAAGATTTTAATAAATTTCAATACGGTCTAACACTTTCTGCGGGATATGCTACTTGGAACTTGTATTTCTACTATGGGTTAAGTCCAATATTTACAGAAGATGCTACATTGAATAATGAAAGTTTAGATATAAGAACTTTAAAAATCGGACTTATATTTTACTTTTTATAA